In Paenibacillus sp. FSL M7-0420, a single genomic region encodes these proteins:
- a CDS encoding TadE/TadG family type IV pilus assembly protein, translated as MKRWLRKSPDPNDEGSMVVEAALILPVFLLFVLFLIFIIQMTLYSTALQSTASDTVKIISTHMYPAALAMQQQEGGGGEEAGEAGEAEHSDDADSSTIWSIPRLSITEWSEDYVEKLPQPMESWVKAVVREGEGPLQKVQAGASEAALDLVLKPMLRPYLSSDWLEYSRIHVSNVTVPDLRQGMHPYFGMVVSYELPMRVPFLNEKIVLEASAVERLWVGNTDSSGEGDPAEPAEETGTIMILEKPNPGVANHQGIIKVKVPPGASANLSIFYKSGQSTAKYLGWKQADEQGYIEWEWKIGVNTTPGTWPFVVSLADGATLQATFTVVNK; from the coding sequence ATGAAGCGGTGGCTGAGGAAATCGCCGGACCCTAATGATGAAGGCAGCATGGTTGTGGAGGCGGCACTGATTCTGCCTGTGTTCCTGCTATTTGTCCTGTTCCTCATCTTTATTATTCAAATGACCTTGTATTCAACAGCGCTGCAGAGTACGGCTTCTGACACTGTCAAAATAATCTCAACCCATATGTATCCAGCAGCTCTGGCAATGCAGCAGCAGGAGGGGGGAGGTGGGGAGGAAGCCGGAGAAGCAGGTGAGGCTGAGCACTCAGATGATGCGGACTCCTCCACCATCTGGAGCATACCGCGCCTGTCGATAACGGAATGGAGTGAGGATTACGTGGAGAAGCTTCCGCAGCCGATGGAATCCTGGGTCAAGGCTGTGGTCCGGGAGGGAGAAGGGCCGCTGCAGAAGGTGCAGGCGGGAGCATCCGAGGCTGCACTGGATCTGGTGCTTAAGCCGATGCTCCGGCCATATCTATCATCGGATTGGCTTGAATATAGCAGAATTCATGTATCTAATGTCACTGTACCTGATCTGAGGCAAGGGATGCATCCGTATTTCGGTATGGTAGTCAGCTATGAGCTGCCCATGAGAGTCCCGTTCCTGAATGAAAAAATCGTGCTGGAGGCCAGCGCAGTTGAACGCTTATGGGTCGGCAACACCGATTCTTCCGGGGAAGGTGATCCGGCTGAGCCTGCTGAGGAGACCGGGACCATTATGATCCTGGAGAAGCCGAATCCGGGAGTAGCGAATCACCAGGGCATTATCAAGGTGAAGGTGCCTCCCGGGGCATCGGCCAATCTGTCGATCTTTTACAAGAGCGGCCAGAGTACTGCCAAGTATCTGGGCTGGAAGCAGGCAGATGAACAAGGGTACATCGAATGGGAATGGAAGATCGGTGTGAATACTACGCCGGGCACCTGGCCCTTTGTGGTTAGTCTGGCTGATGGAGCTACGCTTCAGGCGACTTTTACAGTGGTGAACAAATAA
- a CDS encoding A24 family peptidase — MTEWALWGCMPFLTAALFTDIRWMRIPNWITLPALIGGLLLQWMINGWQGLLFSLCGSGAGFLLLLIMYFIGAVGAGDVKLFAAIGAWTGVLFSLQVIVYSVLLGAVVGWIIILYRRETGRRLRSMISRTAGFLLLRNMSLAKGREGELLRFPFMLAVFPGFICAYIYF; from the coding sequence ATGACGGAATGGGCGCTATGGGGCTGCATGCCGTTCCTGACAGCGGCATTATTCACAGATATACGCTGGATGAGAATTCCTAACTGGATTACACTGCCCGCGCTGATTGGCGGACTGCTCCTGCAGTGGATGATCAATGGCTGGCAGGGGCTGCTGTTTTCACTTTGCGGCAGCGGAGCAGGCTTCCTGCTCCTGCTGATTATGTATTTTATCGGAGCGGTGGGGGCTGGTGATGTGAAGCTCTTTGCGGCTATCGGCGCTTGGACAGGAGTGCTTTTCTCGCTTCAGGTTATTGTCTATTCGGTGCTCTTGGGGGCAGTTGTAGGCTGGATTATCATTCTCTACAGAAGGGAGACAGGGCGTAGGCTGCGCAGCATGATAAGCAGAACAGCGGGGTTCCTGCTGCTTCGTAATATGAGTCTGGCCAAGGGCCGGGAGGGGGAGTTGCTCCGGTTTCCCTTTATGCTGGCCGTATTCCCGGGCTTCATCTGTGCTTATATTTATTTCTGA
- a CDS encoding DUF6382 domain-containing protein translates to MYGLERDFIQQDGITMLLGRSGGLSAGELNMVQARMLMTSGIPHHLRLLLREIDLKVTLEYTVARRKMLGALLKSGKLSMTEFFGLMLQIAAGMEEGQLYMLRTEQYALHEDFIFIEGTLSSGKVFLTYIPLELTEPAQKPGEALKSLIMVFMGAIQELSGDGIQRLLQYCGEDAFSPAGLKALLAEMLTEVTPHKAHAEGAEPAHVSPVAGPGTSAAVPGTRIDWAQSTARRLEGPGRERSAAASFSHVIGDKEAQPSGSMLNPTPWMGASPPLKRKDGLSGIQTTMDATLGPVQAEDKQSPYRTYILLGALLGDALLWKFLYLNDPRTLWLAVCAAVTLILAAVCWLVWSGRLAWGEAEEEMDTLEEGAEDYNSTAWNRKQRSDLEWDFGRNPVDRHCPPAPVYTPKQQEATAAVNGFTATPAGRQQAQPGMAASSPQKKEAAMATALLTREPVQATGSSLPQAGRTVPYLERSDPDDVGAIERIELNRPSFIIGRSSEVAQYIEKSEGASRVHAEISRASGGYILKDLDSRNGTLLAGEAMVPYKEYPLTEGTVFTIVKGTYTFRTA, encoded by the coding sequence TTGTATGGACTGGAACGGGATTTCATCCAGCAGGATGGAATAACGATGCTGCTGGGCAGATCCGGGGGACTGAGCGCAGGAGAGCTGAATATGGTGCAGGCCCGGATGCTGATGACCAGCGGGATACCGCATCATTTACGCTTGCTGCTTAGAGAAATAGATCTGAAGGTCACACTGGAATACACGGTGGCAAGACGTAAAATGCTGGGAGCCCTACTTAAGAGCGGGAAGCTGAGCATGACGGAATTCTTCGGGCTGATGCTGCAGATCGCTGCCGGGATGGAGGAGGGGCAGCTCTATATGCTGCGTACAGAGCAGTATGCGCTTCATGAGGACTTTATCTTTATCGAAGGTACGCTCAGCAGCGGCAAAGTCTTCCTCACTTATATTCCGTTGGAACTCACAGAGCCTGCACAGAAGCCGGGAGAAGCCTTGAAATCGCTGATCATGGTCTTCATGGGAGCCATTCAGGAGTTATCGGGTGACGGGATTCAGCGGCTGCTGCAATATTGCGGTGAAGACGCTTTTAGCCCGGCGGGGCTGAAGGCGCTGCTCGCAGAAATGCTTACGGAGGTTACACCCCATAAGGCCCATGCTGAAGGAGCGGAGCCTGCACATGTAAGTCCGGTTGCTGGCCCAGGCACTTCTGCCGCTGTACCAGGAACAAGGATAGACTGGGCGCAGTCTACGGCTCGCAGGCTGGAGGGCCCGGGCAGGGAAAGGTCCGCAGCCGCATCGTTCTCCCATGTAATTGGAGATAAGGAGGCGCAGCCTTCGGGTTCGATGCTTAATCCCACGCCTTGGATGGGTGCTTCACCACCGTTGAAGCGAAAGGATGGATTATCAGGGATTCAGACAACAATGGATGCAACACTTGGACCTGTTCAGGCTGAGGACAAGCAGAGTCCTTACAGGACATATATATTGCTGGGGGCATTATTAGGTGATGCGTTACTATGGAAGTTTCTCTATCTGAATGACCCCCGGACACTCTGGCTGGCGGTTTGTGCTGCGGTAACTCTGATACTTGCGGCTGTATGCTGGCTGGTATGGAGTGGAAGGCTGGCTTGGGGCGAAGCTGAGGAAGAGATGGACACTCTGGAGGAGGGGGCAGAGGATTATAACAGTACAGCCTGGAACCGTAAGCAGAGAAGCGATCTGGAGTGGGATTTCGGCAGGAATCCGGTAGATCGGCATTGTCCTCCTGCCCCGGTCTACACTCCTAAGCAACAAGAAGCAACTGCGGCAGTCAACGGCTTCACAGCCACACCGGCTGGCAGACAACAGGCTCAGCCGGGGATGGCCGCCAGCAGTCCGCAGAAGAAGGAAGCGGCGATGGCTACAGCGCTGCTGACCCGGGAACCCGTTCAGGCTACAGGCAGCAGTCTTCCCCAGGCCGGAAGGACAGTGCCTTATCTGGAAAGAAGCGACCCGGATGACGTTGGAGCTATTGAGAGAATTGAGCTGAACCGGCCCAGCTTCATTATTGGACGCTCCTCTGAAGTGGCCCAGTACATTGAGAAATCGGAGGGTGCTTCACGGGTTCATGCTGAAATCTCCAGAGCCTCAGGAGGATACATTCTGAAGGATCTGGATTCCAGGAACGGGACGCTGCTTGCAGGCGAAGCTATGGTTCCCTACAAAGAATACCCGCTGACCGAAGGCACCGTATTCACCATTGTTAAGGGTACCTACACCTTTCGCACAGCTTAG
- a CDS encoding TIGR01777 family oxidoreductase: protein MKYIICGGSGFIGSELTGYWLHSGHQIISVGRKNPENKLDHPGLSYLTWDSLAAHPEAAEGADALINLAGASLSQRWTPKGKQAIMESRLETVTAAGKLLNSLQHKPSVIVQSSAVAIYGTSVQDTYTEASETRVIDFPSEVVKTWEEAADEAYAGIRMVKLRTGIVLGNESGAFPKMKLPYSLGFGGKIGTGKQWMSWIHLTDIVRLIEFCILQPEIEGPVNATAPQPVTNEQFGRMIGKVYHRPHWFPIPAFLLKTAVGELSEILLEGQRVLPSKAINHGFTFNYPTLQPALEQLKNQ from the coding sequence ATGAAATATATCATTTGCGGAGGCAGCGGATTCATTGGCAGCGAGCTTACCGGATATTGGCTGCACAGCGGACATCAGATCATCAGTGTCGGCCGCAAGAACCCCGAGAACAAGCTGGATCATCCGGGGCTTAGCTATCTCACCTGGGACAGCCTGGCAGCCCATCCTGAAGCGGCAGAAGGCGCAGATGCGCTGATTAATCTTGCCGGAGCTTCGCTTAGCCAGCGCTGGACCCCTAAGGGGAAGCAGGCGATTATGGAATCGCGTCTTGAAACCGTTACCGCTGCCGGGAAGCTGCTAAATTCACTCCAGCATAAGCCAAGCGTGATCGTCCAGTCCTCAGCCGTCGCCATTTATGGTACATCTGTGCAGGACACCTACACCGAAGCTTCCGAGACCCGGGTGATCGATTTCCCTTCCGAGGTGGTCAAGACCTGGGAGGAGGCTGCAGATGAGGCCTATGCCGGTATCCGAATGGTCAAGCTGCGCACAGGGATTGTGCTTGGCAATGAGAGCGGTGCTTTTCCCAAAATGAAGCTGCCTTACTCGCTTGGCTTCGGCGGCAAAATCGGCACCGGCAAGCAGTGGATGTCCTGGATTCACCTTACAGACATTGTGCGCCTGATCGAATTCTGCATCCTTCAGCCTGAGATTGAGGGTCCCGTTAATGCCACCGCTCCACAGCCGGTCACCAATGAACAGTTCGGACGGATGATCGGCAAAGTCTACCATCGTCCGCATTGGTTCCCGATTCCGGCGTTTCTGCTAAAAACCGCTGTTGGCGAGCTGTCAGAGATTCTGCTGGAAGGCCAGCGTGTGCTTCCTTCCAAAGCAATTAACCACGGCTTCACCTTCAACTATCCCACCCTACAGCCTGCACTGGAGCAGCTGAAAAATCAGTAG
- a CDS encoding DUF2621 family protein — protein sequence MHFHLPSSLLSTSPSNWFMNSIAFWTFLLLGCMCIGGYFMFRKFLKVLPKADGKSKLDWQNYWVERSRPLWSDEMKSFLDQLVQPVPSPFRDIAKHSIAAEIGKLAVESHATEVTREHCIQGYIIATPRRDNRFLITFLEKNGIDYAPYKHLVK from the coding sequence ATGCATTTCCATTTACCCTCAAGCTTATTGTCCACGTCTCCAAGCAACTGGTTTATGAACTCCATCGCATTTTGGACTTTTTTACTGCTGGGCTGCATGTGTATCGGCGGCTACTTTATGTTCCGCAAATTTCTGAAGGTGCTGCCCAAGGCTGACGGCAAATCCAAGCTGGACTGGCAGAACTACTGGGTGGAACGCAGCCGTCCGCTGTGGAGCGACGAGATGAAGTCTTTTCTGGACCAGCTTGTACAGCCGGTGCCTAGTCCATTCCGCGACATTGCCAAGCATTCTATCGCTGCCGAGATCGGCAAGCTGGCTGTAGAGAGCCATGCAACGGAGGTTACCCGTGAGCACTGTATCCAAGGGTACATTATTGCCACGCCCCGGCGTGACAACAGGTTCCTGATCACCTTCCTGGAGAAGAACGGTATTGATTATGCGCCTTACAAGCACCTGGTCAAATGA
- a CDS encoding deoxyribonuclease IV, with the protein MLKIGSHVSCADKGLLSAANEANEYGSTSFMIYTGAPQNTRRKPIESMFPEEGKQKMRENGVGEIVVHAPYIINLGSYKENTYQLAVDFLQEEIRRTHALEVKHIVLHPGAFTDKDADYGIQRIADGLNEVLGGTNETDVHIALETMAGKGTEIGRTFEELASIIDKVEFNQRLSICLDTCHIHDAGYDIVNDLDGVLKKFDDTIGLERLGVIHLNDSKNPRGAGKDRHTPIGSGYIGFETINNVVQHEALAGLPFILETPWIGKDAKKLRPMYEVEIALLRGNVAERFGAEFLQELEELHAFFAKQELDSRRYVLDVWELLKNDAKAKKADPREPLERLYDQVIAAGLFPQLSEEAVNHRLIAWLAGKQLLVKA; encoded by the coding sequence ATGCTGAAAATAGGTTCACATGTGTCCTGCGCGGACAAGGGTCTCCTGAGCGCGGCCAATGAAGCAAATGAGTACGGATCTACCTCGTTTATGATATATACGGGAGCGCCGCAAAATACGCGCCGGAAGCCGATTGAATCGATGTTCCCCGAGGAAGGCAAGCAGAAGATGCGGGAGAATGGCGTCGGAGAGATTGTGGTTCACGCCCCTTACATTATTAACCTGGGCTCCTATAAGGAGAATACCTACCAGCTGGCAGTAGATTTCCTGCAGGAGGAGATCCGCCGGACCCATGCGCTTGAGGTTAAGCATATCGTCCTGCATCCGGGTGCATTCACTGATAAGGATGCTGATTACGGCATTCAGCGTATTGCAGACGGCCTGAATGAGGTGCTGGGCGGTACGAATGAGACCGATGTGCATATCGCACTGGAGACGATGGCTGGTAAAGGCACAGAGATCGGCCGCACCTTCGAGGAGCTTGCCTCCATTATAGATAAGGTCGAATTTAATCAGCGGCTATCGATCTGTCTTGACACCTGTCACATTCATGATGCCGGATATGACATCGTGAACGATCTGGATGGGGTGCTGAAGAAGTTCGATGATACCATCGGCTTGGAGCGGCTCGGCGTGATCCATCTTAATGACAGCAAGAACCCGCGCGGAGCGGGCAAAGACCGTCATACACCGATTGGCTCCGGCTACATAGGATTCGAGACGATCAACAATGTAGTCCAGCATGAAGCACTCGCAGGTCTGCCGTTTATTCTGGAGACACCCTGGATCGGCAAGGATGCCAAGAAGCTCCGTCCCATGTATGAAGTAGAAATCGCCCTGCTGCGAGGCAATGTTGCTGAACGCTTCGGAGCGGAATTCCTGCAGGAGCTGGAAGAGCTGCATGCCTTTTTTGCCAAGCAGGAGCTGGATTCCCGCCGTTATGTGCTGGATGTGTGGGAGCTGCTCAAGAATGACGCCAAGGCTAAGAAGGCAGATCCCCGTGAACCGCTGGAGCGTCTCTATGATCAAGTCATAGCTGCCGGACTATTCCCTCAGCTTAGTGAGGAAGCCGTTAATCACCGGCTGATCGCCTGGCTGGCAGGCAAACAACTGCTCGTGAAGGCATAG
- the purU gene encoding formyltetrahydrofolate deformylase, translated as MELHVKREHSTGRPYPERARMLISCPDGPGIVAAVSHFLYQHGANIVQSDQYTMDPDGGMFFMRVEFDLPKLDERLEEVRNIFGGVAERFKMNWQIFKVSHKKRLAIFVSKEDHCLVELLWQWQAGDLDADIALVVSNHTDMQGYVESFGIPFHHIPVTAETKAEAEARQLEVIGEDIDVIILARYMQIISPSFIEHYRHRIINIHHSFLPAFVGGKPYAQAYQRGVKIIGATAHYVTEELDGGPIIEQDVQRVSHSDDVNELKRIGRTIERVVLARAVKWHIEDRILVHHNKTVVFN; from the coding sequence ATGGAATTACATGTGAAGAGAGAGCATTCAACAGGCAGACCCTACCCGGAGCGGGCGCGTATGCTCATATCTTGTCCTGACGGACCTGGGATTGTAGCGGCGGTATCGCATTTTTTGTATCAGCATGGCGCGAACATTGTGCAGTCGGACCAATATACGATGGACCCGGACGGCGGAATGTTCTTCATGAGAGTAGAGTTTGATCTGCCTAAGCTGGATGAGCGGCTGGAAGAGGTACGTAACATCTTCGGCGGTGTTGCCGAACGCTTCAAGATGAACTGGCAGATTTTCAAGGTAAGCCATAAGAAGCGGCTGGCGATCTTCGTCTCCAAGGAGGACCATTGTCTGGTGGAGCTGCTCTGGCAGTGGCAGGCGGGTGACCTGGATGCAGATATCGCGCTTGTGGTCAGCAACCACACTGATATGCAGGGTTATGTGGAATCTTTCGGCATTCCGTTCCATCACATTCCGGTTACCGCAGAGACGAAGGCTGAAGCTGAAGCGCGTCAACTGGAGGTTATCGGTGAAGATATCGATGTCATTATACTGGCCCGGTACATGCAGATTATTTCCCCTTCATTCATCGAGCATTACCGGCACCGGATCATCAATATCCATCATTCGTTCCTGCCTGCCTTCGTCGGTGGTAAGCCGTACGCACAGGCCTATCAGCGCGGAGTCAAGATCATCGGGGCGACTGCCCATTACGTGACCGAGGAGCTGGACGGCGGGCCGATTATCGAGCAGGACGTTCAGCGGGTCAGCCACAGTGATGATGTGAATGAGCTGAAGCGCATTGGACGTACCATTGAGCGGGTGGTTCTGGCCCGTGCCGTCAAATGGCATATTGAGGACAGAATCCTCGTGCATCACAATAAAACAGTAGTATTTAATTAA
- a CDS encoding SAF domain-containing protein, which produces MSTKRGRLLKRNYFFAGLILLIGFGGLLGYDLYFKPYVLSQTVVKIKVEGGGFLPKNHELTAENLYLDSVQTKDIPAGVVRRLEQVEQKITNVNLTDGSILTESLVDVSELEPQQDEGIFPIPKDAIYAINGSLRSRDKVDIYLVEGDLRAKERRGYSPAAAASVATPGGEKATDASSLLEAEVPPEVPARKVFLSGVTVNYVRTEDNNDVLDSENGNNNNRFTSTGKVAAPELKLKKSDGELLGAYLEQGKKLWIVRVE; this is translated from the coding sequence TTGTCAACAAAACGCGGACGTCTATTAAAACGCAATTATTTCTTCGCCGGACTCATCCTGCTCATCGGCTTCGGCGGACTACTCGGCTATGATCTGTATTTCAAGCCTTATGTACTGTCACAGACCGTCGTCAAAATCAAGGTGGAAGGCGGGGGCTTCCTGCCGAAGAACCATGAGCTGACAGCGGAGAATCTCTATCTGGATTCCGTACAGACCAAAGACATCCCGGCAGGGGTCGTCCGTAGGCTGGAGCAGGTGGAACAGAAGATTACGAATGTTAATCTGACGGATGGCAGCATTCTGACCGAGTCGCTGGTGGATGTAAGCGAGCTGGAGCCACAGCAGGACGAGGGGATTTTCCCGATTCCCAAAGACGCGATCTATGCCATCAACGGTTCTCTCCGCAGCAGGGATAAGGTAGATATCTATTTGGTAGAAGGAGACTTACGCGCAAAAGAACGCAGAGGATACAGTCCGGCTGCTGCTGCATCTGTAGCTACTCCCGGAGGGGAAAAGGCCACAGACGCTTCCTCCCTGTTGGAAGCAGAGGTTCCGCCCGAGGTACCTGCGCGCAAAGTATTCTTAAGCGGAGTGACCGTAAACTACGTGCGTACGGAAGATAACAACGACGTACTCGACTCGGAGAACGGCAATAACAATAACCGTTTTACTTCAACCGGGAAGGTGGCAGCCCCGGAGCTGAAGCTGAAGAAGAGCGACGGTGAGCTGCTGGGAGCTTATCTCGAGCAGGGCAAGAAGCTATGGATTGTCCGGGTGGAGTAG
- a CDS encoding ATPase, T2SS/T4P/T4SS family, whose amino-acid sequence MMNNKDDSLPLQQRRVLSGWTPLDPEQGRRQEQQDESLQAVPGLADGTQSRRLFSLKQSVLRTSKPGKEDFYSFLHTMKSEMNAGLEREDDGYFELNAKALVGDPQAVSFFMNEIEKYLRRTPFTGKVPEAYRTAAEALFHEWKGFGPAYRWFTDRAYSESTGLQMIGRQIFYNHQGRFVAYPYEMPSLDRVEQLKRSLLKSDPGKKLNKDNPSVEFKMDDPLWPGRFIRLAIWVSPRVWEGFTTISLRRQVVEFLDLDEQAGTECIPAEAIELIRALTGTFRNTIIAGAVGSGKTTFANTIVGEQLLGSSSCMGVVMIEKHPESILPYQIKGHRIIPIQASNEELMEVGVESLRHDPNILYMTEMRYIEWEFYLWSGEKGYDGITGTFHTVDSEDIPYQGAFAVSTRIGGSLKGHLISALKSCELVFILESVPDGKKRLARISEVFYEEASNSVFANDLMRWEPEQADWTYNDKLTQALIDKMKKKNARAARMLLQELGHLAAQKPMIDPLKESLKSKIVLNE is encoded by the coding sequence ATGATGAACAACAAGGATGACAGCTTGCCGTTACAGCAGAGGCGGGTGCTGTCCGGATGGACTCCGCTGGACCCTGAGCAGGGCAGGCGGCAGGAACAACAGGATGAGAGCTTACAGGCGGTGCCTGGACTCGCGGACGGAACGCAGAGCAGACGGCTATTCTCACTGAAGCAGAGTGTACTGCGTACCAGCAAGCCCGGCAAAGAGGACTTCTACAGCTTCCTGCACACCATGAAAAGTGAAATGAACGCCGGGCTGGAGCGTGAGGATGACGGCTATTTCGAACTGAATGCGAAGGCGCTGGTTGGTGATCCGCAGGCGGTCAGCTTTTTCATGAACGAGATTGAGAAATACCTGCGCCGGACCCCGTTTACCGGAAAAGTGCCGGAGGCTTACCGCACAGCCGCTGAAGCGCTGTTTCATGAATGGAAGGGCTTCGGCCCCGCCTACCGCTGGTTCACAGACCGAGCCTATAGCGAATCCACCGGACTGCAGATGATCGGGCGGCAAATTTTTTATAACCATCAAGGCAGGTTCGTGGCGTATCCCTATGAGATGCCTTCGCTGGACCGGGTGGAGCAGCTTAAGCGTTCTCTTCTCAAAAGTGATCCGGGCAAGAAGCTTAACAAGGATAATCCTTCTGTTGAATTCAAAATGGATGATCCTCTCTGGCCCGGCCGGTTCATTCGTCTAGCCATCTGGGTCTCCCCGCGGGTATGGGAGGGCTTCACTACTATCTCACTGCGGCGGCAGGTCGTTGAATTTCTGGATCTGGATGAGCAGGCTGGCACGGAATGTATTCCTGCGGAAGCGATTGAGCTGATCCGTGCACTTACCGGGACGTTTCGCAACACGATTATCGCGGGGGCGGTAGGCTCAGGCAAAACCACTTTTGCCAACACGATCGTCGGCGAGCAGCTGCTCGGCTCCTCTTCCTGCATGGGCGTCGTGATGATCGAGAAGCATCCGGAGTCGATTTTACCGTATCAGATCAAAGGTCACCGGATTATTCCCATCCAAGCTTCCAACGAAGAATTGATGGAGGTCGGAGTGGAATCGCTGCGGCATGACCCGAACATTCTCTATATGACGGAGATGCGTTATATCGAGTGGGAATTCTATCTGTGGAGCGGGGAGAAGGGCTATGACGGCATTACGGGTACCTTTCATACCGTAGATTCAGAGGATATTCCCTATCAGGGCGCGTTCGCTGTATCTACACGGATCGGCGGCAGCCTGAAAGGGCATTTAATCTCAGCGCTGAAATCCTGTGAGCTGGTATTCATTCTGGAGAGTGTCCCGGATGGGAAGAAACGGCTGGCGCGTATCTCCGAGGTCTTTTATGAAGAGGCCAGTAATTCAGTCTTCGCCAATGATCTGATGCGCTGGGAACCGGAGCAGGCGGACTGGACCTATAATGACAAGCTGACCCAGGCGCTGATCGATAAGATGAAGAAGAAGAATGCCAGAGCGGCACGGATGCTGCTGCAGGAGCTTGGACATCTCGCTGCGCAGAAGCCGATGATTGACCCGCTGAAGGAAAGTCTGAAGTCCAAAATCGTTTTGAACGAATGA